The genomic segment AGATGCCGATGCCCATCGCGCGCAGCGCGTTGAGCCGGTCCACGGTCTGCTCGTCGGGTTGCAGCACCACGCTCTCGGTCAGCTCGAGCACCAGGTGGTCGGCCGGGAACCCGGTCTCGTCGAGGATCGCCCGGATCGTGGGGACCAGGTCGGCCTGCACGACCTGCCGCGCGGACAGGTTGACGCTGAGCCACACGCCTTCGGCGGCGGGGTTCGTGGCCCGCCACCCGGCCGCCTGCCGGCACGCGTCGCGCAGCACCCACTCGCCGATGGGGATCACCGCGCCGGTCTCCTCGGCCAGGTCGATGAAGGCGCCCGGCATCAGCAGCCCGCGGGTGGGGTGGTTCCACCGGACGAGGGCCTCGACGGCCAGCCGCTCGCCGCCGTGCAGGTCGACCACGGGCTGGAAGTGCACGACGAGCTCGTCGTTGTCGACCGCGCGGCGCAGTTCGGCGTCGCGGGCCTGGGTGTCCAGCTCCGGTGTGAAGACGCGGAAGTGGCCGCGGCCGGCGCGCTTGGCCGCATACATGGCGACGTCGGCGTGCGCCATCAGCTGGGTGGCGTCGGAGGTGGTCTCGTCGTGGAACGCCACGCCGATGCTGGCCTCGACGCTGAGCACGAGATCGCCGAAGATCACGGGCGTGCGCAGGGCGTCGACCAGCCGCTGGGCGATGCTCTCGGCAGCGGCCCGGCCGGGCAGGGCGGGCAGCACGACGGCGAACTCGTCGCCGCCGAGCCGGCCCGCGGTGTCGCCGGAACGGATCACGGCGCGCATCGCCGTCGCGACGGCCTGCAGCACGGCGTCGCCGGCTTCGTGCCCGTGCGCGTCGTTGATCGGCTTGAAGCGGTCGAGGTCGATCAGCAGGACGGCGCTGAGCCGGCCCTTGCGCGGCGGCTGCGCGGTCACGTCGGCCAGCCGCTCGGTGATCAGCGCGCGGTTGTAGAGCCCGGTCAGCGGGTCGGTGACGGCCAGGCGCCGGTTCTCGCGCTGGGCGAACATCTGCCGGGCGATGACGAGGCTGGTCAGCACGACCGCGCCGAACATCATCCCGCCCAGGGGGTAGAAGTCCTGCTCGCGGGCGAGGAAGGTCATCAGCCCGTACGCGAGGGCGACCGCACCGTACGGGAGCCAGCCGAGCCGGCCCCGGCGGCCCTGACGCACGCCCTGGCTCAGGGCGTCGTGCTGCAGGCGGCGGTACACAGCCAGCAGCGAGAGGAAGGCGCCCGCGGCCCACAGCACGAACGGCCAGCTGCCGGGCCGGAAGAACACGTTGAACTGCACGTACGCGATGGTGTAGGTGCTGTCGGCGATCACCTTGAGCGCCATCGACCCGCTCAGCAGCCCCACCACGGAGCCGATCTCGGGGCGGCGCAGCAGCAGGGTGATGAATGCGAAGACCAGCAGCAGGTCGAGCACCGGGACGGCGGTCGAGAAGACGAGCACCTCGAGGTCGGCCCCGGGCATCTGCACGAGCGGGCCGATCTCCAGGTACCACAGGGCCATGCAGGCGCCGGCCACGATGATCAGCGAGTCGATGAGCAGCTTGAGGCGCTCGGTCCGGCTGCGGTGCCCGGCCGGCATCACGAGCAGACCGGCCACCACGAACGGGATGGCCGCCGAGTACAGGTAATCGGACACGCCGGGATAGGCGGGCATCTCCGGCAGATAGTTCCTGGCCAGCGAGGCCGCGTGGGCCACGGCCTGCGCGACGAAGGACACCTCGAGCAGGATCCAGGCGCGGCGCTCCCGCCGCTCCAGGCGGCTCGAACGGATCACCCGCCACGCCAGCCCCGCCGTCAGCAGGGTGACGGGCAGGTAGGCCAGGTCGTTGAGCACCTGCGCCTGCGCGTCGTCGCCCCAGCCGGTCACGTACTGGACCAGGATCGCCGCCAGCACGGCCCCCGAACCCCACACGGACGCGGCCAGCAGCCGGGACGGGTGCGCACGCAGTTCTGCCATAACCCCAAGATCGGTGCTGAACGCCCCCGGCTGTGCCCGAACGCGGTTGCGAGCCGGGAGCAAACCCGCTCAGACCGGGACGGTGAAGGCGACCCGGTACCCGCCGCCGGGGCGGGGACCGCACTGCAGGGTGCCACCGGCCAGGCGGGCCCGCTCCCGCATGCCGACCAGGCCGTGCCGGGCCCGGTCGGCGCTCTCGATCCGCGGCGGCGGGCGGGCCGGCACGTCGTTGACGATCTCGACCAGCAGCCACTCGCCGTCGAGCACCACCCGGACGCGCGTGGCGGCGCCCGGCGCGTGCCGGATCACGTTGCTCAGCGACTCCTGCACGATCCGGTACGCGGCCAGGCCCACCGGGCCGGGAACCTCCAGGTCGCCGGGCACGTCGAGGTCGACCGGGACACCGCCGAGGCGGGCCGACGCGGCCAGGTCGCCCAGATGCCGCAGGTCCGGCGCGGGCTGCCGGGCGGCCTCGTCCGTCTCGTCGCGCAGCAGGGCCAGCAGCTGCCGCATCTCGCGCATGGCGGCGCGGGTGCCGGCGGCGATCCGCCCGAACTCGGCCCGGGCGGGCTGGTCGATGTCCGTGATCCGGTACGCGGCCGAGGTCGCCTGCATGTGGATGACCGCCATGGTGTGGGCCACGATGTCGTGCAGCTCGCGGGCGATCCGGTTGCGCTCGGAGACCAGGGCCCGCTGCGCCTGTTCGAGCTCGACGTCGCGGCGGGCGGCGGCCAGCTGACGGTGCACGGCGCCGCGCTGCCGCCAGGCCATCGCGGCGAAGAGCACGAGCATCGAGTTGACCGGGAAGACGATCAGCGTCGCCTCGTCGTCGGTGAACGGGTGGGCGGCCGGGTCGAGCAGCACCAGCACGAGGGTCAGCAGCACGCTCGACCACCAGCTCACGACGGCCGTGCGCCACGGGTGCCGCAGGGCGACCCAGCCGAGGTACACCGCCAGCACCACCAGCGCCGCCTCGGGCAGCGGCCGGGCGCCGCCGGGGCGGGCCCACGCGGACAGGACGACCCCGGCGAACTGCAACAGGGTGCCCAGCCAGGGCCGCCGGACGGCGAGCGGGAACGCGGCGCACTGCGCGATCGCGGCCACCAGCGCGGCCGCCATCACTCGCCCCGCGCGCCCGCGCCGGCCAGGGCGGGCGCGCCGGCCTCGGCGGCCGCCCGGGCCCGGTGGCGGTCCCACAGCCGGCGGGCCAGTTCGCCCAGCCCGGTGATGGTCAGGGCGAGCCCGGCCCCGAGGGCCAGCCCGAGCGCCGGGTCGGACTCGAAAACGGCGCCGCCCAGGTAGCCGATCAGCCCGGAGTACGTGGCCCAGACGGTCGCCGCGATCGCAGTGAACAGCGAGAACCGGGCCAACGGGTAGCCCGTCACGCCGCCGGCGGTGACGATCGCGGTGCGGCCGCCGGGCACGAAACGGCCCGCGATGATCAGCGCTCCCCCACGGCGGTGCAGGTGCGGGCCGGCCTTGTCGGCGAGCCGGGCCAGCCGGCGGCGCCGGCGCATCTGCCGGCCGAGGGCGTAGCCGATGTGGTCGCCGATGAAGGCGCCCACGGCGGCCAGCACGATGATCAGCGGCAGGGACGGGATGCCTGACACGGCGAAGACGGCGGCCGCGATCACGACCGTCTCCGACGGGACGATCGGCAGGAACGCGTCGAGCAGGGCCAGCACGAGGACGGCCAGGTAGATGACGGGCGAGGTCAGCACGCCTTCGATCCAGTGCATCACCACCGGGATCGCTCCTCCGCCTCGAGCACCCACGCGCACAGCCCGACGACCATGAGCACGAGCGCGAGCAGGATCCGTTCGGCCAGACCCGCGTACGGGGGAAGGCTTTGCCCGAGCAGCACCGCGGGCCCGTTGACGACGGCGAACGCGAGGCACGCGGCCGAGGCCGACCACCCCGCCACCCGCAGCGCCCGGACCCGCCCGGTCACCTCGCGGCGCGCGGCCGGACGGGCCACGAGCAGGGCGATGAGCGGCGGGAGGGCAGCCGTCGCGCCCGCACCGACCCGGTGGATCACGGCCGCGACGCCGGGCTCGGAGCCGGGCAGGTTGGTGGGGAAGACGGCCAGCGCCAGCAGCGACACCGACCACACCCCCAGCAGCACGGTGAGCAGCCCCGGCCGGGGCAGCGCGCGCCGGGCGCCGGCCAGCAGACAGGCCCCCGCCGCGGCCAGCCCGCACGCGGCCAGGGCGAGCAGCACGGCGCCGGGCACTGTCGAGACCGAGTCGCTGAGCATCTGGTTCATCGGGTCGACGTGACCCACCACCAGCAGCCCCGCCCCGGCCACCGTGGCCAGGGCCAGGCTGAGCTGGGTGTGGCGATACCAGCGGCTCGTCGCGGCCCGGACCGTCGCGGTGGTCACGCGGCGACCTCGTCGAGGGTGCGCATCAGATGGTGCCCTTTCGCTGGTGGTAGCGCTTCATGGCCAGGTGGAACAGGAAGACCGGCACGGCGACGGCCCCGGTCAGCAGGAAGATCCCGCCGGGCCGGGCGAGCAGGCCGGAGAGCTGCGTGCCGAGCAGCGCGCCGAGACCGATCAGGAGCAGACCCCGTACGGCGGCGGTGGCCCCGGCCCAGGCCGCGAACCGGCGGTAGGAGATGCGCTGCAGCCCGGCCCAGATGAACGCGGGCAACGCCACGACGTCGACGATCTTGGCCGTGATGACCAGGCGCGGCAGCGGGACCTCGGCCGGCCGGCCCAGTTTGATCCTGCGCAGCCACCGGGCCACCCAGGGCCGGCGCGCGCTGCGGCCGATCAGGTAGAGCAGGGTGTCGCCGAGGACCTCGGCCAGCACGACGATCAGCCAGATGGGCCAGAACGTGGCCGCCCCGGCCGCCACGAGCGTGCCCGCGGTGATCGTCGCGGCCGGCCCCTCCAGCAGCACGAGGGGTCCGAGCACCAGGTAGGGGTGCTCGAGCACGGCCTGTGTCAGATCCATGCCCAGAAGGTTCGCGGTCCGGTGGCGCCCCGGGCGTCCCTCCGCGGGGCTCTTCGCCGTAGCTCCGTCGTAGGGGGTCGGCTGGTCCGGACGTATGACGCGTACCGTCGCGGAGGTGAGAACGGCATCGCGCACCCGGCTGCTGATCGTCGGGGCGGTCGCGGGCTTCCTGCTGGTCGTGACGTCGCTGCTGATGACCTCGGTCTACGACGTGCCGTTGCTGATCTCGTACGCCGCCGCCACCGCCCAGTGCGTGGCCCTGCCCCTGGCCCTGCGCCGCCCGTGGCCCGCGCTGCTCCTGCAACTGGCCGGGGTGGCCGCGTTCAGCCTGGGCAAGCCGGGGGTGGAGGGGTTGTGGCCGCTCCCGCTGCCGGTGATGGTGCTGCTGATCGCACACGTCGGGCTGATCGGGGCGACCCGGCCCTGGCGCGACGCCGTGATCACCTGGTGGGCCAGCGCGCTGACCGGCATCGTGCTGGTGCTGACCGACCCGCAGCACCGGCCGCTCGACGAGGCCGATCTCCCCCTGATCCTGTACGCGCTGACGTCGCTGCTGGCCGTCTTCGGCGCGATCGCCTGGAACCAGCGGGGAGCCGCCCGCCGCCAGCTGGCCGAGGTACGACACGACGTCGAGCTTGAACAGGCCCAGCGGGCCCTCGTCGAGGAGCGCAACCGGATCGCCCGCGAGCTGCACGACGTGGTCGCGCACAGCATGTCGGTCATCCACATGCAGGCCACGTCGGCGGCCTACCGGATCAAGGACATCGATCCCGAGGCGAAGCAGGAGTTCGGCCGGATCGCCGCGGGCACCCGCACCGCCCTGCACGAGATGCGGCAGTTGCTGGCCCTGCTGCGCGACGAGGACGCCGACCGCGAACTCGCGCCCGTGCCCGACCTCGAGCACCTGGGCGAGCTGACCGCCTCGGCCCGCCGCGGCGGCATCCCGGTCGAGCTGACCGTCACCGGCGACCTGGCCGCCGCGGACCTGCCCGACACGGTGGGGCTGGCCGCGTACCGGATCGTGCAGGAGTCGCTGAGCAACGTCGTGCGCCACGCCCCGGGTGCGGCGACCCGCGTGACCGTCACGCTCACCGAGGACGACCTGCTCGTCGAGGTCGTCAACGACGCGCCGGCCGAGGAGCCGCAGCCGATCGAGGCCGGCGCGCGGGCCAGTCACGGGCTGGTCGGCATGCGCGAACGGGCCCGGCTGGCCGGCGGAACCGTGGAGACCGGGCCCCGGCCCGGCGGCGGCGGTTACCGGGTCGCGGCTCGGTTCCCTCTTGTCTGAGCGGCTATCCTCGATGCCACGTTGTGCTCGGCGCCTCGGGAGGGTGATCACGGTGCATCCGGTCTAGCGACCGCCCCGGCCCGGGGCGGCACGGAGCCGGAAGGCGCCCGTATGAGCAGGACCGACAAGACCCGCCCGTGGTGGGTCCAGATGGCTGACGCCCCGATGGTGGCGTGCAAGCCGCACCACGATCACCGGTTCGGGCCGTGCACGCTGCCCGACAAGATCACCCGCGACAGCGCCGGGCTGGGCGACCACCGCCCGGGCTGCTCCTGGCAAGGCACCGAGTCGTACTGGTATCGCCGCTGCGAGAGCGCAGGGGCCCGCGAGTGGGCGTTCTGGCGGCGTACGGAGAACCGGCGGGATCGCCACCGGGCCCGGCAGGCCCTCAGAGCCATCCCGCGCGACGCAACAGACGGTGCAGGGTGAACGCGCTGACGAACAGCAGCGCCATCACGATCGGGTAGCCGTAGTGCGAGTTCAGCTCGGGCATGTGCGTGAAGTTCATGCCGTAGATGCCGGCGATGGCGGTCGGCAGCGCGGCGATCGCGGCCCATGAGGCGATCTTGCGCATGTCGTTGTTCTGCTCCACGGTCAGCTGGGCCAGGCGGGCCTGGAGCAGGGCATTGAGCACGTCGTCGAAGGCCACCACCTGCTCGACGGCGGCGGTGTGGTGGTCGGCCACGTCGCTGAAATAGCGGCGGATCTCCTTGGGCAGCTCCTTGCCGGCCAGCGCGGCCAGCGGGCGCTGCAACGGCAGCACCGCCGCTTTGAACTTCATCAGCTGGCGTTTGAGCTGGTAGATCTGCTCGACGGTGACCGGGGTGCCGGGGGCGAACACCTCGGCCTCGGTCAGCTCGATGTCGGTCTGCAGGGCGGCCGCGATGTCGACGTACGCGTCGACCAGCCGGTCCAGGATCGCGTGGACCACCGCCCACGGCCCCTGGGCCAGCGCGCGGGGGTCGGCGCTGAGGTCGGCGCGCAGCGAGCTGAGCTCCATCACGGTGCCCTGCCGGACGGTGATCACGAAGTGCGGGCCGGCGAAGAGCCGGACGAACCCGGTGCTGACGATCTCGCTGGTCGCCGTGAGCCGCTCGTGCTCGACGTACTGCGCGGCCCGGACGACGAAGAACATCACGTCCTCGTACCGCTCGATCTTGACCCGCTGCTCGCGGTGCAGGATGTCCTCGACGGCCAGCGGGTGCAGCCCGAACACCTCGGCCACCCGGCTCAGCGCGGCCTCGGTGGGCTCGTGCAGGCCCAGCCAGACGAACGCGCCCTCCTGCTCCCGGGCCCGCGCGTAGAGCCCGGCCAGGTCGGCCGCGGGCCCCGGGTCCTCGACGGCGATCCCGTCGACGAACAGCCCGCAGCCGACGATCGCCGTGTGATCGGCCCGCCCGCGGCCCACCGGCCGCGGCGGCTGCCAGGTGCGTCGGCCGTCCACGATCCCCCTCACCCCCGCCCGGAGCCTACTGCGCCCGGGTGACGCCTCAGCCGGGCAGGACCAGCTCGGCCAGGCGCTCGATCTCGTCCGGGTCGTCGGTCGCGGGGTGCAGGATCCGCTCGTCGCCGCCGATGTGCCTCGTCGCCGAGACCGGCCGCGATTCACCCGTGCTGCGCGAACTGCTCCGCAACGCCCACGCGATCGGTGACTACTGCGGGGCGCCGCCCAAGATCGCAGGTGCGGTATAACTGCCTGATGCGCTCCGCCCGTCCGCACCCGGCGCGGACCGTGACGGTGGCGTTCCTGGGCGCGGTCATGGTCGGCACGGCGATCCTGCTGCTGCCGGTGTCCCGGGCCGGGCCGGAGTCGCCGTCACTGCTGACCGCGTTCTTCACCGCCACCTCGGCCATCACCACCTCCGGCATGACGGTGGTCGACACGGCCACGTACTGGTCCGATTTCGGGCACGTGCTGCTGGCCGTGCTGACCCAAGCCGGCGGATTCGGGATCACCACGATCGCGACGCTGGCCGGCCTGCTCGTGTCGCAGCGGCTGGGGCTGCGGGGCCGGATGATGACCGGGGTCGAGACCAACACCGGGCTGGCCCACGGCGACGTGCGGCAGGTGCTCGTGCTGGCCGCGATCGTCATGTTCGCGAGCGAGACCGTGATCGCCACGATCTTCGCCACCCGGCTTCACCTGGCCTACGACGTACCGCTGGGTCAGGCGATCGGGGAAGGCGTGTTCAACGCCGTCCAAGCGTTCAACAACTGCGGCTTCTCGCTGCGCAGCGACGGGCTGACCAGCTTCGTCAGCGACTGGTGGGTCTGCGTCCCGCTGACCCTGGGCGTGATCGTCGGCGGCATCGGCGTGCCCGTGCTCTACGAGATCGGCCGGCAGACGCGCCGCCCGGCCGCCTGGACGACCCACACCAGGCTCACCGTGGGCGGCACGCTGGTGCTGCTCGTGGCCGGCTTCGTCGCGGTGCTGGGCTTCGAGTGGGGCAACGACGAGACGCTGGGGCCGCTCGGCGTACCGGGGAAGATCCTCGCGGCCTTCGTGCAGGGCACGATCCCCCGTTCCGGCGGCTTCAACACGGTCGACTTCGGCGCGGTGAACGAGGACACGTCGGCCATCATCGTCGGTCTGATGTTCATCGGCGGCGGCAGCGCGAGCACCGCCGGCGGCATCAAAGTGACGACGTTCTTCCTGCTCGCGTACGTGATCTGGACCGAGGTGCGGGGCGAACACGACGTCGTCATCGGGCGCCGCCGCATCGCCGAAGCCACCCAGCGCCAAGCCACGGCGGTCGCCCTGCTCGGCGTGGCCACCGTCGCCACCGGCACGCTGGTGCTGCTGGCCATGACCGACGGGGTGCCGTTCGACCGGGCCCTGTTCGAGGTCATGTCGGCCTTCAGCACCAGCGGCCTGACCACCGGGCTCACCGCCGAACTGACCACCGCCGGGCAGCTCGTGCTGAGTGCGATGATGTTCATCGGCCGGGTCGGAACGGTCGCCGTGGCGTCCGCGCTGGCCCTCAACACCCGGCACCGCTTGTACCGCTATCCCGAGGAGCGACCCATCGTTGGCTGAGGACATCGCACAGGACGACAACATCGTCGTGATCGGGCTGGGCCGGTTCGGCGGGCAGGTGGCCGACTCGCTGCTGCAACTCGGCCACGAGGTGCTCGGCGTCGACGAGAACCCCGAACTGGTGCAGCAGTGGTCGGACAAACTGACCCACGTCGTGCAGGCCGACTCCACCGACGAGGACGCGTTGCTGCAGGTCGGCATCAAGGAATTCACGCGCGCCGTGGTCGGCATCGGCAACGACATCGAAGCCAGCGTGCTGACCGTGCTTACCCTGCACGAACTGGGCATCCGCGAGATCTGGGCCAAGGCCGTCTCGGCCAAGCACGGCCGCATCCTGCGCTCCGTCGGCGCCCACCACGTCATCTACCCCGAGGCCACGATGGGCGAACGGGTGGCCAATCTGATCGCCAGCCGCATGCTCGACTTCATCGCGTTCGACGACGGCTTCGCCATCGCCAAGACCCGCGCCCCGCGTCACGCGGCCGGCCGCACCCTGGCCGACCTGGCCGTGCGCACCCAATACGGCATCACGGTCGTCGGCATCAAAACCCACGGCACCGACTTCCTGTACGCCGCCCCCGAGACGGTCGTGCCCGAGAACGCCGAACTGGTGGTGGCGGGCAGCACCGAACTCGTCCAGAAGTTCGCCGCCACCACCTGAAAGCAATCAGCCGAAGACGCTCGCAGCGAACTCGTCAGGGGCGCCGCGCGGTGGATCGGCGCCCGTCAAGGACTGACATCGGAGCTGAGACAGTGGACCCGACGCTGCAGGCGGTCCGGAACCATTCCATCGACGTATGGCTCGACGACGCCTTCGCGTCTGCCCCGGAAGGCACAAGGATGCTCGCGGGTCTTCAGAACCTCTACGAATACTTCGAGCTCTTCCCGGACGGTGCGGCGCTTGAAGAAGCGATCCTCGCGCGGCTGTCCGAATCCCCGGACTTGTTCGACGACGGCGAATAAGAATATGGGTGTGCTGTGGCGCGACGTGCTGGTTTCTGATCATGTTGTGGGTAGTGATGGGCTCACCGCCGAGGTCGGCGGCGTCGTGGAGATGTCGCTGCACCTGCACTGCCGGGAGCTGACGCTGCTGGGTAAGGACGAGCCGCCGGGGCCGCGGGTGCCGGAGGGCTACGGCGAGCCGGGGCAGCGGTGGGTTCAGGACCTCGTGGGCCAGGTTGCCGAGGGGCGCAGCGGCATCTGGGCGGACGGCTGGGTGCTCGACGTCGACGGTCTCGCCCTCTACGTCGACGGGACAGCTGTGCCGGAGCCGGGCGGCTGGGTGCGGGCGACCGGCGAGCTCAGCATCGCCGAGGCCTACGAGACGGACGCGTTCGAGCCCGGGGAGGAGCTGGTGCGCAAGGCCGAGCGGTCGTGGCTGGTCCGCCGGATCGTTCGCGTCGACAGGCAGTCGGGCGGGCCGGGGGCACGGCATCGGACACGCCACGTCGAGGTCGACGTCATGCGTTTCGGCCCGGGCCGGCGCCGTGGTGGCTGGTGGACGGTCGGTTATCTGCTCGATCTGGACGGAGCGGCGGCGGCCCCCTGACCGCCGCCGCTGCGCCGGTCAGTCGCGGGTCAGGACGACCTTGCCGGTGACGGTGCCCGATTCGGCCAGGGCCATCGCCTCGGCGGCGCGGCTCAGGGGCAGCGTGGCGGCGATCTGCGGGGTGATCACGCCGTCCGCCAGCAGGCCGAATACCGAGGTCAAGTCCTCGGACAGCCGCTCGCGGAACGTGGCGATTCTCCGGTGACCGGCCCAGAAATTGTAGAACTTGGCGCTTTTGCCGTTGGGCGAGTTGTTCCACATGAACAGCTGGGAGAACAGCTTCATGTAGGCCAGTTGCGCCGAGCCGGGCTCGTCCTTGATGGACGCGATGCCGTACGAGACCAGAGTTCCGCGTTTGTGCAGCAGGTGCCACGACTCTTTGAGGCCTTCGCCGCCCACGTGGTCGAAGACGGCGTCGGCACCGTTGGGAACGAGGTCGGCGATGCGGCGGGCCATGTCGGGGTCGCGGTAGTCGACCGGGGCCGCCCCGAGCTTCTCGACCGCGGTGTGGTGCCGTGACGACGCCGTGCCGATGACGCGGATGCCGGCGTGCCGGGCCAGCTGCACGAGGGTGGAGCCGACGCCGCCGTTGGCGCCGAGGACGACAATCGTTCCCCCCGTACGCACCTCGGCCACCCGGAACAGCATCTGCCACGCGGTGACGCCGTTGACGACCACGGTCTCGGCCGCGGCCGGGTCGATGCCGTCGGGCACGGCGACCAGGTCGGCCGCGTCGACCGGCACGTGGCTGGCCCACGCGCCGACCTTGGTGACCGCGGCGTACCGGCGCCCGGTCAGGCCGGTGGCCACGCCGGGGCCGACGGCGGCCACGGTGCCGACGACGTCGTAGCCGGGGACGAACGGGAACGGGGGCTGGCCGTAGTACTTGCCGCGGCGCATCTGCTGCTCGGCGAACGAGACCCCGGTGGCCTCGGTGTGCAGCACGACCTGGCCGGGACCGGGTGCGGGCAGGTCCCGCGTACGGACCTGCAGCCCGTCGGGGGCCACGAGGCCGGGCAGAACGATTTCGGTCGCGAGGGTCACTGCTTCGTCTTCTTTCTGGACCAGGGGGGAGGTCGTCACTCGGGAAGCTGGTCCTCGTCCGAGTACGGGGTGGTGACGCCCGTGTAGGCGAGATGCATGACCATCCCGTTGGCGCCGTGCTGGAAGTTGTGGCAGTGGTCCATCCAGATGCCGGAGTTGTCGGCCACGAACGCGATCTCGTACACCTGGCCGGGGCCCACGTTGAGCGTGTCGGTCCACCACGGGCTGCCGGTCGCGGGTTCGCCGTTGCGCGAGAGCACCCGTACGCGGTGGCCGTGCAGATGGAACGGGTGGTTGATGATGCTGCGGCTGGCGATCCGCATCGTGACCCGATCGCCCCGCGTGACCTGCAGCGACGGTACGGCCGGGTACAGGCGGCCGTTGATCAGGCTGCTCACGTAGCTCAGCCGGCCCTGACTGAACCCGAACCCGTCGTCCAGGCGCAGGTCGTACGTCCGCTGGTACGACTCGGCGGGCGGGGGTGAGCCGGACCCGTACGAGAGGGGGTCGAACTGCCCGCCGGCGCCGCCCGGCGCCGGTCCGCCGGAGCCGAACGTGAGGGACGTGCCGGCCAGGGCGGCCGTGACCGGTCCGGCCGGCATCGTGAACGTCACGTCGTACCGGCCGCCCGCGGCCAGCGTGAGCGTGGTCCCGGGTTCGAGCGGGGTGGCGCCGGAGACCGTGTTGCCGTCGATGGCGGCCACCCGGAACGGCGTACCGGACACCTGGATCTGCTGGGGCTCCTCCGAGCTGTTGATCGCGCGCAGACGCACGTTCTGCCCGGCCGTGGCGGCCTGGACGGCGGGCCGGTCGTCACGGTCGAGGGCGGTGACGTCGCCGCCGGGCCCGGGCCAGGCGTGGGTGAAGACCGTGCGCCCGAGCTCGCCGGCGGCCGGGCC from the Paractinoplanes abujensis genome contains:
- a CDS encoding potassium channel family protein, with translation MAEDIAQDDNIVVIGLGRFGGQVADSLLQLGHEVLGVDENPELVQQWSDKLTHVVQADSTDEDALLQVGIKEFTRAVVGIGNDIEASVLTVLTLHELGIREIWAKAVSAKHGRILRSVGAHHVIYPEATMGERVANLIASRMLDFIAFDDGFAIAKTRAPRHAAGRTLADLAVRTQYGITVVGIKTHGTDFLYAAPETVVPENAELVVAGSTELVQKFAATT
- a CDS encoding medium chain dehydrogenase/reductase family protein; this encodes MTLATEIVLPGLVAPDGLQVRTRDLPAPGPGQVVLHTEATGVSFAEQQMRRGKYYGQPPFPFVPGYDVVGTVAAVGPGVATGLTGRRYAAVTKVGAWASHVPVDAADLVAVPDGIDPAAAETVVVNGVTAWQMLFRVAEVRTGGTIVVLGANGGVGSTLVQLARHAGIRVIGTASSRHHTAVEKLGAAPVDYRDPDMARRIADLVPNGADAVFDHVGGEGLKESWHLLHKRGTLVSYGIASIKDEPGSAQLAYMKLFSQLFMWNNSPNGKSAKFYNFWAGHRRIATFRERLSEDLTSVFGLLADGVITPQIAATLPLSRAAEAMALAESGTVTGKVVLTRD